In Deltaproteobacteria bacterium HGW-Deltaproteobacteria-6, a genomic segment contains:
- a CDS encoding Ku protein, producing MTGRAIWKGNIHLGLIDIPVKLHTAVKEEHIQFHLLHKKDHIKLKQQMICAHEKVPVPPEEQIRGFKLDDGRYILVTPSELAETLPEDSRVITVLEFVKASQIDPLFISRGYYLEPENRDKAYLTLAAALADLDVEGICTWTMRKRSYIGALQVSGRLLRLNTLRYADEVIPASSLDLPHTSISEKELQIASDLIGHLTASFEPRKFENEHEKKLRQLIDKKARGEKIVILRPQRRKPTSPDKLLQALEASLKKVA from the coding sequence ATGACAGGCAGAGCAATCTGGAAAGGAAATATCCATCTTGGACTCATTGACATCCCTGTAAAGCTGCATACCGCGGTCAAAGAAGAGCACATTCAATTCCACCTTCTTCACAAAAAAGATCATATCAAATTAAAGCAGCAAATGATCTGCGCGCATGAAAAAGTGCCGGTGCCGCCCGAAGAGCAGATCCGGGGATTTAAACTGGACGACGGAAGATATATACTGGTCACGCCCTCGGAGCTTGCGGAAACGCTGCCCGAAGACAGCCGGGTCATTACCGTTCTGGAATTTGTCAAAGCCTCGCAAATCGATCCTCTCTTCATTTCACGCGGCTATTATCTGGAACCGGAGAACCGGGACAAAGCCTATCTGACGCTTGCCGCGGCGCTTGCCGATCTGGATGTGGAAGGCATCTGCACCTGGACCATGAGAAAGCGGTCCTATATCGGAGCCCTGCAGGTGAGCGGCAGGCTTCTCCGGCTCAACACGCTCCGGTACGCCGATGAAGTAATCCCTGCATCGTCACTTGACCTCCCACATACGTCAATATCGGAAAAAGAACTGCAGATCGCAAGCGACCTGATCGGCCACCTGACCGCTTCTTTTGAACCTCGGAAATTCGAAAATGAACACGAAAAGAAATTGCGGCAGTTGATTGATAAAAAAGCACGGGGTGAAAAGATTGTGATCCTGCGGCCGCAGCGCCGGAAACCGACATCGCCTGACAAACTGCTGCAGGCGTTGGAAGCCAGTTTGAAAAAAGTCGCCTGA